From the genome of Phytohabitans rumicis, one region includes:
- a CDS encoding MaoC family dehydratase, with translation MGGAPAAARAAGRSAAAHRHHPPAARPPRQYADASGDHNPIHLDDDFARAAGLPGVIVHGLASLAIATGVVLSASGKTGLRRLGCRFTRPVAPGDTLTTRVWAHEGGYRFDAVDGHDQVVLGSGVAILTP, from the coding sequence ATCGGCGGCGCCCCCGCTGCCGCGCGAGCCGCTGGACGGTCCGCCGCTGCACACCGCCACCACCCCCCTGCCGCCCGACCTCCCCGCCAGTACGCCGACGCGTCCGGCGACCACAACCCGATCCACCTCGACGACGACTTCGCCCGCGCGGCCGGGCTGCCCGGCGTCATCGTGCACGGGCTCGCGTCGCTGGCCATCGCCACCGGCGTGGTCCTGTCCGCAAGCGGTAAGACCGGCCTACGCCGGCTCGGCTGCCGCTTCACCCGCCCGGTGGCGCCCGGCGACACGCTCACCACCCGGGTGTGGGCGCACGAGGGCGGCTACCGGTTCGACGCCGTGGACGGCCACGACCAGGTGGTCCTGGGGTCGGGGGTCGCCATTCTGACACCGTGA
- a CDS encoding FAD-dependent oxidoreductase — MSTNHRPVVVVGAGPVGMSAALALRALGRPATVLEAGTEDRLRPGSRAIFVHGATLEVLDRSSPGLAGDLAAHGLVWQTKRTFYAGRQVFARTYPPPAAGVLPHFTSLPQVETERYLLQACKAAGVEFVWNAEVVDAVAGPDGVTLTTVAGTRWSAEYAIAADGSRSAVRKALGVPMEGSRSDGWYVVVDVEEDPGDPMPVERVFHYAHPRVDGRNVLLVPFAGGWRVDLQLHDGDDPERLSHGDGLRGWLRAVLPPAYAERVAWASTYQFLQVVADDLADPYRRVLLAGEAAHLFAPFGARGMNSGVPDADAAAAAVHLALSTPVPARARAAVEDFALSRRRAALFNRDAAGAALAHLRPGPRERAALEEAARGADRDESFGHWLDTAPYGPRDLPPGNTIYKY; from the coding sequence GTGAGCACGAACCACCGCCCCGTCGTCGTCGTGGGCGCGGGCCCGGTCGGCATGTCCGCGGCGCTGGCGCTGCGCGCGCTCGGCCGGCCGGCCACCGTCCTGGAGGCCGGCACCGAGGACCGGCTGCGGCCGGGCAGCCGGGCCATCTTCGTGCACGGGGCCACTCTGGAAGTGCTCGACCGGTCCAGTCCGGGCCTGGCCGGTGACCTCGCCGCGCACGGGCTGGTCTGGCAGACCAAGCGCACCTTCTACGCCGGCCGGCAGGTCTTCGCCCGCACGTACCCGCCGCCGGCCGCCGGCGTGCTGCCGCACTTCACCAGCCTGCCGCAGGTGGAGACCGAGCGGTACCTGCTGCAGGCGTGCAAGGCCGCCGGCGTCGAGTTCGTCTGGAACGCCGAGGTGGTGGACGCCGTCGCCGGCCCGGACGGGGTCACGCTGACCACCGTCGCCGGCACCCGCTGGAGCGCCGAGTACGCGATCGCCGCCGACGGCTCCCGGTCGGCCGTCCGCAAGGCGCTGGGCGTGCCGATGGAGGGCAGCCGCTCCGACGGCTGGTACGTCGTGGTCGACGTCGAGGAGGACCCGGGCGACCCGATGCCGGTCGAACGGGTGTTCCACTACGCCCATCCCCGGGTGGACGGGCGCAACGTGCTGCTCGTCCCGTTCGCCGGCGGCTGGCGGGTCGACCTGCAACTGCACGACGGCGACGACCCCGAGCGGCTGAGCCACGGCGACGGGCTGCGCGGCTGGCTGCGCGCGGTCCTGCCGCCCGCGTACGCCGAGCGGGTCGCCTGGGCTTCGACGTACCAGTTCCTGCAGGTGGTGGCCGACGACCTGGCCGACCCGTACCGGCGGGTGCTGCTGGCCGGCGAGGCGGCGCACCTGTTCGCCCCGTTCGGCGCGCGCGGGATGAACTCGGGCGTGCCGGACGCCGACGCCGCGGCCGCGGCCGTACACCTGGCGCTGTCCACGCCCGTGCCGGCGCGGGCGCGGGCCGCGGTGGAGGACTTCGCGCTGTCCCGGCGGCGCGCGGCGCTGTTCAACCGGGACGCGGCCGGTGCCGCGCTCGCCCACCTGCGGCCCGGCCCGCGCGAGCGGGCGGCGCTGGAGGAGGCGGCCCGCGGCGCCGACCGCGACGAGAGCTTCGGGCATTGGCTGGACACCGCACCATACGGGCCGCGCGACCTCCCGCCCGGCAATACGATCTACAAGTACTGA
- a CDS encoding endonuclease/exonuclease/phosphatase family protein — MRGKDPKARAWIAQRIKALNADVLCLQEVEDQDALDAFHRDDLVPLNVRYPYRVVVEGNDRRRIDVAICSRLPITRISSWRFFPNVDDAVFSRDLLQAEVTAPDRKPLRIFVNHLKSNFIADEFRLTPAEIEAEKKNIAERRTSQSEAIRTILRRQRFTGRVVMTGDMNDAPDSPTLAPLADVGLAEQVGAGTTIPSPKRNGALVADTFGDLSAHMWTHRHRAKGVTTFHLFDQIWTTPDLPVVGAHVMRRTQIGGDGSDHDPACIDLDL; from the coding sequence GTGCGCGGCAAGGACCCCAAGGCGCGCGCCTGGATCGCACAACGAATCAAGGCGCTGAACGCGGACGTGCTGTGCCTGCAGGAGGTCGAGGACCAGGACGCCCTCGACGCGTTCCACCGCGACGACCTCGTGCCGCTGAACGTTCGGTACCCGTACCGGGTCGTGGTCGAGGGCAACGACCGGCGCCGCATCGACGTGGCCATCTGCTCCCGCCTGCCGATCACCCGGATCAGCTCGTGGCGGTTCTTCCCCAATGTGGACGACGCGGTGTTCAGCCGGGACCTACTCCAGGCCGAGGTGACCGCGCCCGACCGCAAGCCGCTGCGCATCTTCGTCAACCACCTCAAGAGCAACTTCATCGCCGACGAGTTCCGGCTGACGCCCGCCGAGATCGAGGCCGAGAAGAAGAACATCGCCGAACGCCGTACCAGCCAGTCCGAGGCGATCCGGACGATCCTGCGCCGGCAGCGGTTCACCGGCCGGGTCGTGATGACCGGCGACATGAACGACGCGCCCGACTCCCCCACCCTGGCACCGCTCGCCGACGTCGGGCTCGCCGAGCAGGTCGGCGCCGGCACCACCATCCCCAGCCCGAAGCGCAACGGCGCCCTGGTGGCGGACACGTTCGGCGACCTCAGCGCCCACATGTGGACCCACCGGCACCGGGCCAAGGGCGTCACCACGTTCCACCTGTTCGACCAGATCTGGACCACCCCCGACCTGCCGGTGGTCGGCGCGCACGTCATGCGCCGTACCCAGATCGGCGGCGACGGCTCCGACCACGACCCCGCCTGCATCGACCTAGACCTCTAA
- a CDS encoding acyl-CoA thioesterase translates to MGEPASIITRRRLEWSETDPMGRWHYSAMLRFVESAETELLVRLGVEHEVGGRTPRLNLTVDFLGALHYAEVAQTTLAVEHVGRSSLRYAFTVSRSGTALARGSLTIAWFDPDTGRTAPWPEHLRKAFTEAGLQEGVDS, encoded by the coding sequence ATGGGTGAGCCCGCGTCGATCATCACGCGCCGTCGGCTGGAGTGGTCCGAGACCGATCCGATGGGCCGATGGCACTACTCGGCGATGCTGCGCTTCGTGGAGAGCGCCGAGACCGAGCTGCTCGTACGGCTCGGCGTCGAGCACGAGGTCGGTGGCCGGACGCCCCGGCTGAACCTGACCGTCGACTTCCTCGGCGCCCTGCACTACGCCGAGGTCGCCCAGACCACGCTGGCCGTCGAGCACGTCGGGCGCAGCTCGCTGCGCTACGCGTTCACGGTCAGCCGGTCCGGCACCGCGCTGGCCCGCGGGTCCCTGACCATCGCCTGGTTCGACCCGGATACGGGGCGGACCGCGCCCTGGCCGGAGCATCTGCGCAAGGCGTTCACCGAGGCGGGGCTGCAGGAAGGGGTGGACTCGTGA
- a CDS encoding long-chain-fatty-acid--CoA ligase, with protein MRSTMGSMPLSIGMVLRRGAAMGPHARLVGYAPAGRAELGWPDLAARARRVAAALPGLGVRPGDRVGTYAWNGLRHLELFYGVPIAGAVLQPLNVRLYPDQIAWIAEHADDKVIFVEASLTARLAEIRPKLTGVQRYVVLPDGTQPHPDFEDAIDYEELLAAATDDEPSEVDEFAAACLCYTGGTTGRPKGVAYSHRSLTLHAMSGLFVDSFAIRERDVLLPLTPLFHATAWGMPYSAALAGAGLVLAGQDTSPATVVRLIREERVTVAAGVPTFWLAVDQLGPAADDLASLDRILCGGSAIPLELIQRYHRRGVGMQQGWGMTEMSPSGNLTIVRGHLAGLPEAEQLALHATQGVTTAGVELRVVDGEIEVRGPWVTASYYEPDDDANTARFHDGWLRTGDVGTIDPDGYLHLLDRTKDLIKSGGEWISSIELENHLMDHDAVAQAMVIAVPHPTWGERPAALVVRSGDVTADELMTHLRGRVASWWVPDLVEFVDALPTTATGKFDKRGARARWQDKFALTFNGGPQ; from the coding sequence GTGAGAAGCACGATGGGGTCGATGCCGCTGTCCATCGGGATGGTGCTGCGGCGCGGCGCCGCGATGGGCCCGCACGCCCGGCTGGTCGGGTACGCGCCGGCCGGCCGGGCCGAACTGGGCTGGCCGGATCTGGCCGCGCGGGCCCGCCGGGTGGCGGCGGCGCTGCCCGGGCTCGGCGTACGCCCCGGCGACCGGGTCGGCACGTACGCCTGGAACGGGCTGCGGCACCTGGAGCTGTTCTACGGCGTACCGATCGCCGGCGCGGTGCTGCAGCCGCTCAACGTGCGGCTCTACCCGGACCAGATCGCCTGGATCGCCGAGCACGCCGACGACAAGGTGATCTTCGTGGAGGCGTCGCTGACCGCGCGGCTGGCCGAGATCCGCCCGAAGCTCACCGGCGTCCAGCGGTACGTCGTCCTGCCCGACGGCACGCAGCCGCACCCGGACTTCGAGGACGCCATCGACTACGAGGAGCTGCTGGCCGCCGCCACCGACGACGAACCGTCCGAAGTGGACGAGTTCGCGGCCGCGTGCCTGTGCTACACCGGCGGCACGACCGGCCGGCCCAAGGGCGTCGCGTACTCGCACCGCTCGCTGACCCTGCACGCGATGAGCGGCCTGTTCGTCGACTCGTTCGCGATCCGGGAGCGGGACGTCCTGCTGCCGCTGACCCCGCTGTTCCACGCCACCGCGTGGGGCATGCCGTACTCGGCCGCGCTCGCCGGCGCCGGCCTGGTCCTCGCCGGCCAGGACACCAGCCCGGCCACAGTCGTCCGGCTGATCCGCGAGGAGCGGGTGACCGTCGCGGCCGGCGTGCCCACGTTCTGGCTGGCGGTCGACCAGCTCGGGCCGGCGGCGGACGACCTGGCCAGCCTGGACCGGATCCTCTGTGGAGGGTCGGCGATCCCCCTCGAACTGATCCAGCGGTACCACCGGCGCGGGGTCGGCATGCAGCAGGGCTGGGGCATGACGGAGATGTCGCCGTCGGGCAACCTCACGATCGTCCGCGGGCACCTCGCCGGGCTGCCGGAGGCCGAACAGCTGGCGCTGCACGCCACCCAGGGCGTCACCACCGCCGGCGTGGAGCTGCGCGTGGTCGACGGCGAGATCGAGGTACGCGGGCCGTGGGTCACCGCGTCCTATTACGAGCCCGACGACGACGCCAACACCGCGCGCTTCCACGACGGCTGGCTGCGCACCGGGGACGTCGGCACCATCGACCCGGACGGCTACCTGCACCTGCTCGACCGCACCAAGGACCTGATCAAGTCCGGCGGCGAATGGATCAGCTCGATCGAGCTGGAAAACCACCTCATGGACCACGACGCGGTCGCCCAGGCGATGGTCATCGCGGTGCCGCACCCGACCTGGGGTGAGCGGCCGGCCGCCCTCGTCGTACGCAGCGGCGACGTCACCGCGGACGAGCTCATGACCCACCTGCGCGGCCGGGTGGCCAGCTGGTGGGTGCCCGACCTGGTGGAGTTCGTCGACGCGCTGCCGACGACCGCCACCGGCAAGTTCGACAAGCGCGGCGCGCGGGCGCGCTGGCAGGACAAGTTCGCACTCACCTTCAACGGAGGACCGCAGTGA
- a CDS encoding phosphotransferase, translating into MGILDTVVSRTPLSEHDGRSGGTLERVVLADGRRLIVKRTTFAADLGRRLTGDIEGREYALWRDGVLDRLGAPHAIVDGWRDGEETVVVMRDLGAAVVGWDKVLTRAEVSLLLATVVAVHRAGAHAPGDPLLPLRTRIPFFAPARMRPVAAEFPLAAAVIEGWAHFADLADADVAGPVLALLDDPAPLVGALARRPHTLIHGDLWPVNTAFTGDGVVLLDWNLAGWAPPALDLMELLAGAGAANLAVTREEAIDEFRELCGAGHDEPGLRLALLSGLVEFGWNKALDAATDADPQRRDRHRADLDWWIRQARVALGQLTA; encoded by the coding sequence GTGGGCATTTTGGACACTGTGGTGTCCCGTACGCCGCTGAGCGAGCACGACGGGCGCTCCGGCGGCACCCTGGAGCGGGTCGTCCTCGCCGACGGCCGGCGGCTGATCGTCAAGCGCACCACCTTCGCGGCCGACCTCGGGCGCCGCCTCACCGGCGACATCGAGGGCCGCGAGTACGCCCTGTGGCGCGACGGCGTGCTCGACCGGCTCGGCGCGCCGCACGCGATCGTGGACGGCTGGCGGGACGGCGAGGAGACCGTCGTCGTCATGCGCGACCTGGGCGCCGCCGTCGTCGGCTGGGACAAGGTGCTGACCCGCGCCGAGGTGTCCCTGCTGCTCGCGACCGTGGTCGCGGTGCACCGCGCGGGCGCTCACGCGCCGGGTGACCCGCTGCTGCCGCTGCGGACCCGGATCCCGTTCTTCGCCCCGGCCCGGATGCGACCGGTCGCCGCCGAGTTTCCGCTGGCCGCCGCCGTGATCGAGGGCTGGGCGCACTTCGCGGACCTGGCCGACGCCGACGTGGCCGGCCCGGTCCTGGCGCTGCTGGACGACCCGGCTCCGCTGGTCGGCGCGCTCGCCCGGCGGCCACACACCCTGATCCACGGCGACCTGTGGCCGGTGAACACCGCGTTCACCGGCGACGGCGTCGTCCTGCTCGACTGGAACCTGGCCGGGTGGGCGCCGCCGGCCCTGGACCTGATGGAACTGCTCGCCGGGGCCGGCGCGGCCAACCTCGCCGTCACCCGCGAGGAGGCGATCGACGAGTTCCGCGAGCTGTGCGGCGCGGGCCACGACGAGCCGGGCCTGCGCCTGGCCCTGCTGAGCGGGCTGGTCGAGTTCGGCTGGAACAAGGCTCTCGACGCGGCGACCGACGCCGACCCGCAACGGCGGGACCGGCACCGCGCCGACCTCGACTGGTGGATCCGCCAGGCCCGGGTCGCGCTCGGACAGTTGACCGCGTGA
- a CDS encoding SDR family NAD(P)-dependent oxidoreductase has protein sequence MTGILDGRVAIVTGAARGIGQATAALLAEHGARVVCADLDGDALKQTVELLGGRGVAVAGDLTDPAVPQELVARAIEEYGQLDILVNNAGYTWDGIFHKMTDEQLTAMLDIHLVVPFRLLRAAAPVLREAAKRDAAQGREVFRKVVNVVSISGTMGNVGQANYSAAKSALVGLTKTLAKEWGPLKINVNAVAFGFVETRLTAATADAGTFDRGDRQIQLGIPAQIREQAAARIPLGRGATPAEAAGGIFLLCTPWSNFVHGQVVTVAGGQSEGMS, from the coding sequence GTGACCGGAATCTTGGACGGGCGGGTGGCCATCGTCACCGGCGCCGCGCGCGGGATCGGGCAGGCCACCGCCGCCCTGCTCGCCGAGCACGGCGCCCGGGTCGTCTGCGCCGACCTGGACGGCGACGCGCTCAAGCAGACCGTCGAGCTGCTCGGCGGGCGGGGCGTGGCGGTCGCCGGCGACCTGACCGACCCGGCCGTGCCGCAGGAGCTGGTCGCCCGCGCCATCGAGGAGTACGGCCAGCTCGACATCCTCGTCAACAACGCCGGCTACACCTGGGACGGCATCTTCCACAAGATGACTGACGAGCAGCTCACCGCGATGCTCGACATCCACCTGGTCGTGCCGTTCCGGCTGCTACGGGCCGCCGCGCCGGTGCTGCGCGAGGCGGCCAAACGGGACGCCGCCCAGGGCCGCGAGGTCTTCCGCAAGGTGGTCAACGTGGTGTCCATCTCCGGCACCATGGGCAACGTCGGGCAGGCCAACTACTCGGCCGCCAAGTCCGCGCTGGTCGGCCTGACCAAGACGCTCGCCAAGGAGTGGGGCCCACTCAAGATCAACGTGAACGCGGTGGCGTTCGGGTTCGTGGAGACCCGGCTCACCGCCGCCACCGCCGACGCGGGCACCTTCGACCGCGGCGACCGGCAGATCCAGCTCGGCATCCCGGCGCAGATCCGCGAGCAGGCCGCCGCCCGCATCCCGCTCGGCCGCGGCGCCACCCCCGCCGAGGCGGCCGGCGGCATCTTCCTGCTCTGCACGCCGTGGTCCAACTTCGTACACGGGCAGGTCGTCACCGTCGCGGGTGGACAGTCCGAGGGGATGAGCTGA
- a CDS encoding GNAT family N-acetyltransferase: MTAPDITVATRADRERAMGSLVAAFAHDPVLRYLFPEEDTYPAYAAAFFGHLFDKRVDRGTIWTVERGAALAMWDAPDAPTGEPDSDDLAAQLPPDALARVEAYDEAVHGALPGGPFWYLGVLGTHPERAGRRWGHAVMAAGLRRAAQDGLPAVLETSNPGNVEVYKRAGFEVVRTVSADPLTIWIMRRPAA; encoded by the coding sequence ATGACGGCGCCTGACATCACCGTGGCCACCCGGGCGGACCGCGAGCGCGCGATGGGCTCGCTGGTGGCCGCGTTCGCGCACGACCCGGTCCTGCGGTACCTGTTCCCCGAGGAGGACACCTACCCGGCGTACGCGGCCGCCTTCTTCGGGCACCTCTTCGACAAGCGGGTGGACCGGGGCACGATCTGGACGGTCGAGCGCGGCGCGGCGCTGGCCATGTGGGACGCGCCCGACGCCCCGACCGGTGAGCCGGACAGCGACGACCTCGCGGCCCAGCTCCCGCCGGACGCGCTGGCCCGCGTCGAGGCGTACGACGAGGCGGTGCACGGGGCCCTGCCCGGCGGCCCGTTCTGGTACCTCGGGGTGCTGGGCACGCACCCGGAGCGGGCCGGGCGCCGCTGGGGCCACGCCGTCATGGCGGCCGGGCTGCGGCGCGCCGCGCAGGACGGGTTGCCGGCGGTGCTGGAGACCAGCAACCCCGGCAACGTCGAGGTCTACAAGCGCGCCGGCTTCGAGGTGGTCCGCACCGTCTCGGCCGATCCGCTGACGATCTGGATCATGCGGCGGCCGGCCGCCTGA
- a CDS encoding thiolase family protein produces the protein MRLTNVAVPLGLAWSSPFCRWQGPLAEMSSVDLAVDVTNRALDARGFDVREISHVAFGTTVPQATSFYGVTTITPRLGLPGVTGPTLAQACATSAAVVQSAAVQVELGAHRTALALTTDRTSNGPLMVWSAQGTPGGSPHTEHWVLDPMKWDPNTGGSMLDTAENVAADEGYTRAEIDEVTLLRYEQYFSAGPRNYLVEAHVPGRRGFSIVGDDFGVHQTTAEGLAKLSPVRPDGVVTYGSQTHPGDGTAGLVLSTVERARELSGGAGVARVLAVSFARAERARMPKAPVPAALSALADADLTIKDIAVVTTHNPFAVNDVYFARQTGFPVEMMNPYGCSLVYGHPQGPTGMRAIAELIEALRARGGGRGLFTGCAAGDTAGAVVVEVTP, from the coding sequence ATGCGCCTAACCAACGTCGCCGTGCCGCTGGGGTTGGCGTGGTCGTCGCCGTTCTGCCGGTGGCAGGGGCCGCTCGCCGAGATGTCCAGTGTGGACCTCGCCGTCGACGTGACGAACCGGGCGCTGGACGCCCGCGGGTTCGACGTCCGCGAGATCAGCCATGTCGCCTTTGGTACGACCGTGCCGCAGGCCACCTCGTTCTACGGGGTCACCACCATCACGCCCCGGCTGGGGCTGCCCGGGGTGACCGGGCCGACCCTCGCGCAGGCGTGCGCCACCTCGGCCGCCGTCGTGCAGTCCGCCGCCGTACAGGTCGAGTTGGGCGCGCACCGGACCGCGCTGGCGCTGACCACCGACCGCACCAGCAACGGGCCGCTGATGGTCTGGTCCGCGCAGGGCACGCCCGGCGGCTCGCCGCACACCGAGCACTGGGTGCTCGACCCGATGAAGTGGGACCCCAACACCGGCGGCTCCATGCTGGACACCGCCGAGAACGTGGCCGCCGACGAGGGCTACACCCGCGCCGAGATCGACGAGGTCACGCTGCTGCGGTACGAGCAGTACTTCTCGGCGGGGCCTCGGAACTATCTCGTTGAGGCGCATGTCCCCGGGCGGCGCGGTTTCAGTATCGTCGGCGACGACTTCGGGGTGCACCAAACCACGGCCGAAGGGCTGGCCAAGCTCTCCCCGGTGCGGCCGGACGGGGTTGTCACGTACGGGTCGCAGACCCACCCCGGCGACGGCACCGCCGGGCTCGTACTGAGCACGGTCGAGCGGGCCCGGGAGCTGAGCGGCGGCGCCGGGGTGGCCCGCGTGCTGGCTGTGTCGTTCGCGCGCGCCGAGCGGGCCCGCATGCCCAAGGCGCCGGTGCCCGCCGCGCTGTCCGCCCTGGCCGACGCGGACCTGACCATCAAGGACATCGCCGTGGTCACCACGCACAACCCGTTCGCCGTCAACGACGTGTACTTCGCCCGGCAGACCGGCTTCCCCGTGGAGATGATGAACCCGTACGGCTGCAGCCTCGTCTACGGCCACCCGCAGGGCCCCACCGGGATGCGGGCCATCGCCGAGTTGATCGAGGCGCTGCGGGCACGCGGCGGCGGGCGCGGCCTGTTCACCGGGTGCGCGGCGGGCGACACCGCCGGCGCCGTGGTCGTGGAGGTTACCCCGTGA